From a region of the Megalops cyprinoides isolate fMegCyp1 chromosome 13, fMegCyp1.pri, whole genome shotgun sequence genome:
- the tmem170a gene encoding transmembrane protein 170A — MQSVHGEIGFVQQILSLNLVPRENGTRCSNDTSLCDFSEMWYGVFLWAVVSSLVFHLPAALLALATLRRHKMARFMPIAILLMSILGPLCGGVLTSAAIAGVYKAAGKKMISLEALVFGVGQSFCVLIISFLRVLATL, encoded by the exons ATGCAGAGCGTTCACGGTGAAATTGGATTCGTGCAGCAGATTCTCAGTCTGAATTTGGTCCCGAGAGAAAATGGCACCAGGTGCAGCAACGACACGTCGCTGTGCGACTTCTCAG AGATGTGGTACGGCGTGTTCCTGTGGGCGGTGGTCTCCTCGCTGGTCTTCCACCTGCCCGCCGCCCTGCTGGCCCTCGCCACGCTGCGGCGGCACAAGATGGCGCGCTTCATGCCCATCGCCATCCTGCTGATGAGCATCCTGGGGCCGCTCTGCGGGGGGGTCCTCACCA GTGCGGCGATCGCAGGAGTGTACAAAGCTGCAGGGAAGAAGATGATCTCCCTGGAGGCCTTGGTGTTTGGGGTGGGCCAATCCTTCTGCGTGCTCATCATCTCCTTCCTCAGGGTCCTGGCCACACTATAG